tcgtaggctgaagtgctattccggattttagaattataattccaggatataacgttatatgtatatgcagaaatgatgtgagattcaagaataattattgatgcttcctggggtttggtatggcaattattgttacaaaatgtagatgggtacatgacaaggttttatagtgatctttcagagaaatttaagtcaaagagcaataaagttgctggcaagcttactaataatgtggtggaatataaaaggttcaccggtaacgatggcgaaaagacaacgtatatatcaaggtgaaggtatttcgtatgcccgagagacatattaaattaacgtggctaacatgttatgatccaagtcgggtcatacccaataacaaacttaccaacaccttaaatgtatttaatcttaacgattgggtcgttaaataaatacgcgacacttgaattttagaaaaacggttttctaaaacattattacctgagataaaattatttggataatttatatgataagcatTCAATTATTAATAAGTTTAAGTAGTTATATTGTGATACATTTATAAAACAATTGTTTTATAAATGTAAGTAATAAAAGGGCATGGCATTATATGTTACAAGTTTAATTAAAAAAATGCAAGTGACAAATTTTGCAACACtccccatgggggacggttttgttGAGACCAAGGAGGTCTCACACATGCTCTTTTACTACTTTTAAGATGGCACAATATTACAAGAACATGCTTAACTTATATACTTATGCTTTGACTCAAGAAAGAAAGTAACATGCATTCAAACATTACCAAAAACAAGGAAAACACTCTCATTTCTTTTCTTGCTGCAGTCTGGCCAAAATTTTGAGAGTGAAGGGAGTGTTCTTGGGCTTGTTTGAAGGCTTATAtttcaagtgtcaaaaatcctaaccatagtattaggtgttgggtacaagtttggggtattacctcttgaggtttcattgttttgagactcaattcaccatcatctccttcacTAGTTACTGCACCTTTTAAAAGTGCTGCTGGCCGATTTTTACAAAGAGAAGAAAAGGGCTTAAAGCTTGGTTTTAAGGGTGATTAAGGTCTAGCAACTTCAAGGTGCATTGGTACATTAAAGGGTTGGAGTTTTGCACACTTGTAGGTTCAAGTTGGAGCTCTtatcatcatcaacttcatcaaACTTTCTGCCCATTTATTGCAGCCCTCAAACTTGCTTTGAGGAGGTATAACACTattctttcttgttaattagtaagtataatttcacaacttgatccatgggatttacatttaaaATGGTTGAATGACTAACAAGTTAAATTTGattttacacgcttccgtttattatgattcttaaaaggttttaagatatatgaacttgttaaatcccaacaatggtatctagagccgaagttgttgaaatatgcttcgaattgttgtctttaaacccactatatttgcattccaagtacatgcatgaaaatggaatacaaaaattttcgggtttgggtgggtttgaggagatggccgaattttggaggttccaaaaggggtttggaacttgccattttggtcaattttggttgcatgttaatgttcacaatcctagccttgaccttgtgttgcatgcatgtgtgtttggttgatttatgattcatttggtatgtattattattcattcaaatggcatgtaataattattcaattggtttgtaataattcattcatttgttatgtaattcattttatatttggtatgtaaaatagaataggttgtatttcattttctagataaaatgtattaggatacatattttgtaaaatgaagatacaagatgatgaagacttgaagaacacaaggagcatatggatgcaagattaagtgggagatttgaaatctcctactttgtatgattaacccttacccggtgacatttgttttcggctaaacaaatgtccaccaaaatggctagattgtgaacatactaattttgcatgtgtggttgtttgtatgattattattttgtaggtttggttgatacaattaatcacaagattacaacaaacaaaacgacaatttaatgggttaaattagacgtactaagcacatgcaaaacgacaatttaattggttaaattgaaagcaactaaaaaccttaataaatggttattaagaacaagaaaaggataacgtatataaaatggtttatatcaagtaattggctaaattacaagacatgaaattggtttttcataagtaccatacactaaatgcatgttagtgaatggcataaaagttttctcaaaactagaattaacgaaaactcaaaatccctttcactaacaaggtaaacaagttaaacgccacccttttgtggaaacacttagacgtattaggaaactcttgatgggataaaggtcacctaaccgtcatgagcgaactaatatgaataaggtacacttcgcatacatgtgggataaaggtcacctaaccacttgtatgttaagtttacacgtttacacaagtaggacgacttgatttgggaatcacgaacttagggtcaccgaagcatgaggaacaaataggcgttgatgggataaatattccatgcaaaaggattgcatgatcccatactctagaagttgcaaatggattgcaattgtcatttattgactacctagctaaatcaaattgcgggataaaggtcacctaaccaaaatttggtttatcgttggattctagaatttaataattcaattggatttaaagggtattgaatgttaaattaaaatcgatacttaaacgaactttgttaattttgtagatggccgccaataacaacaacaacattcctaacgcaccacttaacctaaaccacctatcattaaggtctctcttagagaaagacaaactcaaccatacaaactttatggattggtttcgcaatcttcggattgtcctcaaacaagaggataaaatgtatgtgcttgaggaccccattcccgatcaaccggatgagaatgatgtggaggcaatggcctcttacgataagtattgccacgactcccttcaagtctcatgcttaatgcttgggactatgatacccgaactccaaaaggattttgaacatcatagtgcgtacgacatgataacgcaattgaaggagatgttccttcaacaagcgcgtgtcgaacgcttcgaaacggttcgagcgctacatgcttgtcgtatggacgatacccaatcggtttcatcttatgtacttaagatgaaaagccttatcgatcgtgctaaccgtcttaacctaaacatatctaatgagttagccaccgatcttatccttaactccctatcaaaaaggtttgatcaatttgtaattaattacaatatgaatgggatggataagagcataggtgagcttcacggtatgcttagaacggcggaaactagcatgggtaaaagggctttacccgtgttagcaatcgatcaaagtgggtccaaaggtaacacctctaagccaaaggtggctaagagaaaaggacccgcccatcaaggcaaagggaaggggaagatggttaccccaaccatcaacaaggctaagaagaaaaaggtagccgagaaggcaaaccccaaggaagacccatgtttcggttgcggtgagatgggtcattggaaacgaaactgtccggtttatcttaaggagttgaaggacaagagggatgcagggcaaacctcaggtaatatatatatggtatatatagagcttagtattacttcttctaatacatgggtattagacactggatgtggaactcacatttgtaattcattgcaggggttcaaaagaagtagcaagcaaacgggaacatcaagtctctacatgggtaatggagccaaagtgcaagtgaaggctcaaggagactttgtgttaaagcttccaagtggtttggaacttattttgaaagatgttttgtatgcacccgatttatgtcgaaacattatttccatttcccgtttgaaacaatgtggttttaatcttaattttgttaatgatgatatccatatttatttagataatgtattctatttcaaggcttcgccttcaaatggaatttatgaattggttcatgatgacgcatcatggagctctatataccatacaagcaccaagaaactcaaaagggatttgagtgattcctacttatggcattgtcgccttggtcacataaacaagaaccgaatgcatacacttcaaag
This genomic window from Rutidosis leptorrhynchoides isolate AG116_Rl617_1_P2 chromosome 2, CSIRO_AGI_Rlap_v1, whole genome shotgun sequence contains:
- the LOC139891728 gene encoding uncharacterized protein; translation: MNGMDKSIGELHGMLRTAETSMGKRALPVLAIDQSGSKGNTSKPKVAKRKGPAHQGKGKGKMVTPTINKAKKKKVAEKANPKEDPCFGCGEMGHWKRNCPVYLKELKDKRDAGQTSGVQKK